From Sporosarcina sp. 6E9, a single genomic window includes:
- a CDS encoding carboxymuconolactone decarboxylase family protein: protein MTKDRYQQGLDKLMELTTPDSDNPTGHMDIGEGFKDVAPDLSKFVVEFAFGDIYSRPGLDNKQKVLTTISALVAQGTPQIEMHVKTGLTVGLTPEEIVGCIMHLIPYTGFPRALNALKAAQKVFEESGISVATTDD from the coding sequence ATGACAAAAGATCGTTATCAACAAGGTTTAGACAAATTAATGGAACTTACTACACCCGACAGCGACAATCCAACCGGCCATATGGATATTGGCGAGGGATTCAAGGATGTTGCGCCGGATTTAAGTAAGTTTGTCGTTGAATTTGCTTTTGGAGACATTTATTCGCGTCCAGGATTGGATAATAAACAAAAAGTTCTTACCACGATTTCAGCTCTCGTTGCACAAGGCACACCGCAGATAGAGATGCATGTAAAAACAGGTCTGACAGTAGGTTTAACACCGGAAGAAATAGTCGGTTGTATTATGCACCTTATCCCGTATACAGGATTTCCGCGTGCCTTGAATGCATTAAAAGCTGCTCAAAAAGTGTTTGAAGAAAGTGGTATATCAGTCGCAACCACCGATGATTGA
- a CDS encoding FG-GAP-like repeat-containing protein, protein MYVNNPYRNRRPEIVSGAYGDVNGDGIIDYVYLTAVKSTDPSSPYVEQITLNIQDGVTKKVYTIALNENGDSGYQPTLFLGDFTKDGIMDILISIDSGGSGAFTFNYIYSFVNNQAKKLFDFDQYNMLNQYTVTYLDQYKINVKSLATGQSFLIAINGRGADYLSQIYNKNGTLKKPITGMADGVSGFYPVDMDRDGVYEIQAYQKISGLYHADSFGYVINTLQWDGQKFAIWQQWLAIFGNN, encoded by the coding sequence GTGTATGTAAATAATCCATATCGCAATAGACGACCGGAAATCGTAAGCGGTGCATACGGTGATGTGAATGGTGACGGGATAATAGATTACGTTTATTTGACGGCAGTAAAGTCGACAGATCCTTCGAGTCCATATGTAGAGCAAATCACATTAAATATTCAAGATGGTGTAACAAAAAAAGTTTATACCATTGCACTGAATGAAAATGGCGATTCGGGATATCAACCCACTTTGTTCCTTGGTGATTTTACTAAGGATGGTATCATGGACATTTTAATTTCCATTGATTCGGGTGGATCTGGTGCATTTACGTTTAATTATATTTATTCATTCGTTAATAACCAAGCTAAGAAATTGTTTGACTTCGATCAATATAATATGCTAAATCAGTATACGGTCACTTATTTAGATCAATATAAAATTAATGTAAAAAGTTTGGCGACAGGTCAATCGTTTTTAATTGCCATTAATGGCAGAGGTGCCGATTATCTATCACAAATTTACAATAAAAATGGAACTTTAAAAAAACCGATTACAGGGATGGCTGATGGAGTTAGCGGATTCTATCCAGTGGATATGGACCGCGATGGTGTGTATGAAATACAGGCTTATCAAAAAATTAGCGGGCTTTACCACGCAGATTCGTTTGGCTATGTGATCAATACATTGCAATGGGATGGACAAAAGTTTGCAATTTGGCAGCAGTGGTTAGCAATTTTCGGAAACAATTAA
- a CDS encoding EthD family reductase: MTREWIYYMAKMIIMYEQPMDKVGFEKYYFDVHVPLGKKIPNITNNSVHHVIQSQNTNLDLYLITVLEFENMEKLTEAFASPEAKAAEEDGVNLFKYVNPPIITIVE, translated from the coding sequence ATGACAAGGGAGTGGATTTACTACATGGCTAAAATGATTATTATGTACGAACAACCGATGGACAAAGTTGGATTCGAAAAGTATTATTTTGATGTACATGTTCCTTTAGGTAAAAAGATACCAAATATCACCAACAATTCCGTGCATCATGTTATTCAGTCTCAAAATACAAATCTCGACTTATACCTGATTACAGTACTAGAATTTGAAAATATGGAAAAGCTAACGGAAGCATTTGCTAGCCCAGAAGCAAAAGCTGCAGAAGAAGATGGTGTAAATCTTTTCAAGTATGTTAATCCGCCAATTATTACGATAGTTGAGTAG
- a CDS encoding VOC family protein — MGRLVHFEIHVEDMDRAKKFYGEVFGWKFEDWSEYAGMQYFGAVTGDNSVPGIDGALIQRKGPAPEIGQPMNGFSCTMGVEDYDSTEKRILELGGKVALPKYALPGMAWQGYYNDTEGNIIGIHQADENAK; from the coding sequence ATGGGTAGATTAGTTCATTTTGAAATTCATGTAGAAGACATGGATCGTGCGAAGAAGTTTTATGGAGAGGTCTTTGGTTGGAAATTTGAAGATTGGTCTGAATATGCGGGGATGCAGTATTTTGGAGCGGTAACTGGTGATAATAGTGTTCCAGGAATTGACGGTGCATTAATACAACGTAAAGGTCCTGCGCCAGAAATTGGACAACCTATGAATGGTTTTTCTTGTACAATGGGCGTCGAGGATTACGATTCAACTGAGAAAAGAATTCTTGAACTTGGTGGCAAGGTTGCATTGCCAAAATATGCGTTGCCTGGTATGGCCTGGCAAGGGTATTACAATGATACCGAAGGAAATATAATCGGTATTCATCAAGCAGACGAGAATGCAAAATAG
- a CDS encoding RNA polymerase sigma factor: MSDLPDTKEEFTNWYHLYSDSIFKYILMMINDYHQAEDLTHDTFIKAYKNLHTFQKKSKPKTWLFSIAHNNTIDYIRKQKPIKIFQEIFQTLKDSAPLTEDILEVRESSIELYKALSRLKSSYREVIILRKIKEFSIRETSEILNWSEGKVKTTLYRAIPALEKELLKEGFLNEKQI, encoded by the coding sequence GTGAGTGATTTGCCAGATACAAAGGAGGAATTTACGAATTGGTATCATCTTTATAGTGATTCGATATTTAAGTATATCTTGATGATGATTAACGATTATCATCAAGCTGAAGATTTGACCCATGATACGTTTATTAAAGCTTATAAAAACCTCCATACCTTCCAAAAAAAGTCGAAACCTAAAACTTGGCTATTCAGCATTGCACATAATAACACAATCGACTATATCCGAAAACAAAAACCTATAAAGATTTTCCAAGAAATTTTTCAAACATTGAAGGACTCCGCACCTTTAACAGAAGATATTTTGGAGGTCAGGGAAAGTTCAATTGAGTTGTATAAAGCGTTAAGTCGATTAAAGTCCTCCTATCGTGAGGTCATCATTCTCAGGAAAATAAAAGAGTTTAGTATCAGGGAAACCAGCGAAATTTTAAATTGGTCGGAAGGTAAGGTTAAAACAACGCTTTATCGAGCAATTCCCGCTTTAGAAAAGGAACTGTTAAAGGAGGGATTTTTAAATGAAAAACAAATCTAA